A genomic region of Saccopteryx bilineata isolate mSacBil1 chromosome 1, mSacBil1_pri_phased_curated, whole genome shotgun sequence contains the following coding sequences:
- the LOC136320768 gene encoding olfactory receptor 5L1-like, producing MGKENCTTVTEFILLGLTDAPELRVFLFMVFLLIYGVTVWGNLGMIVLIHISSRLHTPMYFFLSHLSFVDFCYSTTIVPKMLFHILNEDKAISFLGCNVQFYLFCTCVVTEVFLLAVMAYDRFVAICNPLLYMISMSQNLCVELVSCCYLGGTVCSLIHLCLALEIPAYRSNVIDHFFCDLPPLLSLACSDVSMNELLLYIVASFNEITTTVIIVTSYLFILITILRMRSAEGRRKAFFTCASHLTAIVVFHGTILFTYCRPSSGNSTNTDKVATVFYTVVIPMLNPLIYSLRNKDVKEALRKVVHSKISS from the coding sequence ATGGGCAAGGAAAACTGTACCACCGTGACCGAGTTCATTCTGCTTGGGTTAACAGATGCCCCTGAGCTGAGAGTCTTTCTTTTCATGGTTTTCCTGCTGATCTATGGAGTCACAGTTTGGGGAAATTTGGGCATGATCGTGCTGATTCACATCAGCTCTCGACTTCACACCCCCATGTACTTCTTTCTCAGCCACCTGTCCTTTGTGGATTTCTGTTACTCTACGACCATTGTGCCAAAGATGCTGTTTCATATCCTAAATGAGGACAAAGCCATCTCCTTTCTGGGCTGCAATGTGCAATTTTACTTGTTTTGCACGTGTGTGGTAACTGAGGTCTTCCTGTTGGCTGTGATGGCCTATGACCGCTTTGTGGCCATCTGTAACCCTCTGCTGTACATGATCTCCATGTCCCAGAATCTCTGTGTGGAGCTGGTGTCTTGTTGTTACCTTGGCGGAACTGTGTGTTCTCTGATCCACTTGTGTTTAGCTCTTGAGATCCCAGCCTATAGATCCAATGTAATTGACCACTTCTTTTGTGACCTGCCCCCTCTCTTATCTCTTGCTTGCTCTGATGTCTCAATGAATGAACTGTTGCTATACATTGTGGCTTCCTTCAATGAGATCACCACCACAGTGATCATCGTCACCTCCTACTTGTTTATTCTCATCACCATCCTCAGGATGCGCTCTGCAGAGGGAAGGCGCAAAGCCTTCTTCACCTGTGCCTCCCACCTCACCGCCATTGTTGTCTTCCATGGGACAATCCTGTTCACTTACTGCCGGCCCAGTTCTGGCAACAGTACAAATACTGACAAGGTGGCCACAGTGTTCTACACTGTAGTGATTCCCATGCTGAACCCCCTGATCTACAGTCTCAGGAACAAAGATGTGAAAGAAGCTCTCAGAAAAGTGGTGCACTCCAAAATATCTTCCTAG